A portion of the Cryptomeria japonica chromosome 5, Sugi_1.0, whole genome shotgun sequence genome contains these proteins:
- the LOC131077945 gene encoding L-gulonolactone oxidase 2, protein MIAVVFLSSHGKCSPPGPVVECSSGLTDCVVTNSYGAFPDRSICKASQAVFPSTEEELLASVANAVKKQQKIRVVSKHSHSIPKLVCPEGDSGLIISSRDLNHVVSVDESFMRMTVESGMGLKDLIDSAAEHGLALPHSPYWLGLSVGGMLGTGAHGSSLFGKGSAVHEYVVGMRLVVPASKEEGYAKVVTLTEQDKDLNAAKVSLGVLGVISQVTFQLEAMFKRSITNVYKSDVNIENNIVKFGLEHEFADVTWYPSQSKVVYRVDDRLSINSSGNGVNDFIGFQPQSTAILATTRATEEVKEATRNGAGKCILSAIQVSTILSTGAGLKNNDLLFTGYPVIGYQNKMQSAGSCLTSSENGVLISCAWDPRIKGLFFHQTGMSITVSRVSEFLSDVRKLRDMNPISMCGLELYSGILMRFVKASSAYLGKEEDSVDMDITYYRSNDPNTPRLYEDVFEEIEQMGFFKYGALPHWGKNRNLAFDGVIKKYSKSNEFLSAKNKYDPRGIFSSEWTDSLLELQDKQVTVLKDGCALEGLCVCSKDTHCAPDRGYFCEAGKVYTDARVCRGRESKQTLFDSS, encoded by the exons ATGATAGCAGTTGTATTTCTCTCAAGTCATGGAAAATGCAGCCCTCCTGGCCCTGTGGTGGAATGTTCAAGTGGGCTGACAGACTGTGTGGTTACAAACTCATATGGTGCCTTTCCTGATAGAAGCATTTGCAAGGCTTCACAGGCAGTATTTCCTTCCACAGAAGAAGAGCTCTTGGCCTCTGTTGCAAATGCAGTCAAGAAGCAGCAAAAAATCAGAGTTGTATCAAAGCATTCTCAcagtattcccaaactggtatgccCTGAAGGGGACTCGGGACTCATCATTAGTTCAAGAGATTTAAACCATGTTGTGTCTGTAGATGAATCATTCATGAGAATGACTGTTGAGAGTGGTATGGGCTTAAAAGATTTGATTGACAGTGCTGCTGAACATGGGCTTGCTCTGCCTCATTCTCCATACTGGTTGGGATTGAGTGTTGGAGGAATGCTGGGCACTGGGGCTCATGGCAGCTCTCTGTTTGGGAAAGGCAGTGCAGTTCATGAATATGTTGTGGGGATGAGATTGGTAGTCCCAGCTTCCAAAGAAGAAGGATATGCTAAGGTTGTGACTCTCACTGAGCAAGACAAAGACCTCAATGCTGCAAAAGTTTCTCTTGGAGTCCTTGGTGTTATTTCTCAG GTGACTTTTCAACTAGAAGCTATGTTCAAGCGTTCCATCACAAATGTTTACAAAAGTGATGTCAACATAGAAAACAATATAGTAAAATTCGGGTTGGAGCATGAGTTTGCAGATGTAACTTGGTATCCCTCTCAATCCAAAGTTGTTTACAGAGTGGATGACAGGCTCTCTATCAATTCATCTGGTAATGGAGTGAATGATTTTATTGGCTTTCAGCCTCAATCAACTGCTATTTTGGCCACAACCAGAGCCACAG AGGAGGTTAAAGAAGCAACAAGAAATGGTGCGGGAAAGTGCATTCTCTCTGCAATTCAAGTTTCAACCATTCTAAGCACGGGGGCAGGACTCAAGAACAATGATCTACTATTTACAGGATACCCAGTTATTGGGTACCAGAACAAAATGCAATCTGCTGGTTCATGTCTTACTAGTTCAGAGAATGGAGTGCTCATATCATGTGCATGGGACCCTAGAATCAAAGGCTTATTCTTCCATCAAACAGGCATGAGTATCACTGTCTCTAGGGTTTCTGAGTTTCTCTCTGATGTTAGGAAACTAAGAGACATGAACCCCATTAGCATGTGTGGGCTTGAGCTCTACAGTGGTATTCTCATGCGTTTTGTAAAAGCTTCCAGTGCTTATTTGGGAAAAGAGGAAGATTCTGTAGACATGGATATTACATATTATAGATCAAATGATCCCAACACTCCTCGGCTCTATGAAGATGTTTTTGAGGAAATTGAACAGATGGGTTTTTTCAAGTATGGTGCTCTGCCTCACTGGGGAAAGAATCGAAACCTTGCATTTGATGGTGTTATTAAGAAATACAGCAAATCAAATGAGTTCTTGAGTGCCAAGAACAAATATGATCCACGGGGTATCTTTTCAAGTGAATGGACTGATAGTTTGCTGGAGTTACAGGACAAACAAGTGACTGTATTGAAAGATGGGTGTGCTTTGGAAGGATTATGTGTGTGCTCAAAAGATACACACTGTGCTCCTGATCGAGGCTATTTCTGTGAAGCAggaaaagtttatactgatgctcgTGTGTGCAGAGGCCGAGAAAGTAAGCAAACTCTTTTTGATTCGAGTTAA